One window from the genome of Mumia sp. ZJ1417 encodes:
- a CDS encoding YciI family protein, producing MRVMVMVQSTPAWEAEGQMPTTEMLEAMGTYNEELVKAGIMLDGDGLKNSSDGARVVFGNGETRVVDGPFTESKELLAGYWIWEVKSFEEAVEWAKRCPHDPSEPSQLELRPLHEAADFGDEYTPELREQDDHLREQIQQQHGS from the coding sequence ATGCGAGTCATGGTCATGGTCCAGTCCACGCCGGCGTGGGAGGCGGAGGGGCAGATGCCCACCACCGAGATGCTCGAGGCGATGGGCACGTACAACGAGGAGCTCGTCAAGGCCGGCATCATGCTGGACGGCGACGGGCTGAAGAACAGCAGTGACGGCGCTCGCGTCGTCTTCGGCAACGGCGAGACCCGCGTCGTCGACGGGCCGTTCACCGAGAGCAAGGAGCTGCTCGCCGGCTACTGGATCTGGGAGGTCAAGTCCTTCGAGGAGGCCGTTGAGTGGGCAAAGCGGTGCCCGCACGATCCGTCCGAGCCGAGCCAGCTCGAGCTGCGCCCCCTCCACGAGGCAGCAGACTTCGGCGACGAGTACACCCCGGAGCTGCGCGAGCAGGACGACCACCTGCGCGAGCAGATCCAGCAGCAGCACGGGTCCTGA
- a CDS encoding EcsC family protein has protein sequence MGIAKSTAKFVAPRVAMSAGPKVTAGYVRVLLDRAIDGVGPFKPVRVACDARLALAGGRVEDAISESVGIHVRYASAQGFLTNLGGVASMVVTIPANVAGLALLQCHLVAAIAYLRGYDLDDPRVRNAVMATLLGKHEVAKAIKDGRLPSTPMGLATSPVHDPALDERIAREVTAALFGRVSGKQGATVFLRKVPILGGGVGALADARSTAQLASYARREWRDRRLPPPH, from the coding sequence GTGGGGATCGCCAAGTCGACCGCCAAGTTCGTTGCACCGCGCGTCGCGATGTCCGCCGGTCCGAAGGTCACGGCCGGCTACGTCCGCGTGCTGCTCGACCGCGCGATCGACGGGGTCGGGCCGTTCAAGCCGGTACGGGTCGCGTGCGACGCCCGTCTCGCACTGGCCGGAGGCCGCGTCGAGGACGCGATCAGCGAGTCGGTCGGGATCCACGTCCGCTACGCCAGCGCGCAGGGTTTCCTCACCAACCTCGGCGGTGTCGCGTCGATGGTCGTGACGATCCCCGCGAACGTCGCCGGGCTCGCGCTGCTCCAGTGCCACCTCGTGGCCGCGATCGCCTATCTGCGCGGCTACGACCTCGATGACCCGCGCGTGCGCAACGCGGTGATGGCCACGCTGCTCGGCAAGCACGAGGTCGCGAAGGCGATCAAGGACGGCCGGCTGCCCTCGACTCCGATGGGGCTCGCGACCTCGCCGGTCCACGACCCCGCGCTCGACGAGCGGATCGCCCGCGAGGTGACGGCGGCGCTGTTCGGCCGGGTCAGCGGCAAGCAGGGCGCGACCGTGTTCCTTCGCAAGGTGCCGATCCTCGGCGGCGGGGTCGGCGCGCTCGCCGACGCCCGTTCCACCGCACAGCTGGCCTCGTACGCGCGCCGCGAGTGGCGCGACCGACGCCTCCCGCCCCCGCACTGA
- a CDS encoding rhodanese-like domain-containing protein, giving the protein MDETTIPTVEVAGVPDPVPADLVVLDVREDDEWAAGHIEGAVHIPLGELAARADEVPTGGQVLVYCHVGGRSARATAFLKERGVDAVNLAGGVVAWHQAGRPLV; this is encoded by the coding sequence ATGGACGAGACCACCATCCCCACCGTCGAGGTCGCCGGCGTGCCCGACCCTGTGCCCGCCGACCTGGTCGTGCTCGACGTGCGCGAGGACGACGAGTGGGCCGCCGGACACATCGAGGGCGCGGTGCACATCCCGCTCGGCGAGCTCGCGGCCCGTGCCGACGAGGTGCCGACTGGCGGCCAGGTGCTGGTGTACTGCCACGTCGGGGGCCGTTCGGCCCGCGCCACCGCGTTCCTGAAGGAGCGTGGCGTCGACGCGGTCAACCTGGCGGGCGGCGTCGTCGCGTGGCACCAGGCCGGGCGCCCACTGGTCTGA
- a CDS encoding acyl-CoA dehydrogenase family protein, whose protein sequence is MDFTYDTEQLALRDAVRGILGESVGNREKITATEPGWDREVWGKLAEMGLLGLPFDEAYDGAGATAVEVGIVAQEIGRVLAPEPFIDVVVGAGQLIADAGSEEQKRELLPKIAAGELIAVVAHTEPRAPHGTAAYGVTATSNGDGWTLDGVKEPVRHGGAADVLIVSAKDVDATRLFVVDATATGVSRTTYSTPDDSYAARIVLSGAAATPLGDAGEEALASAFVRLQTAYGAEAIGAMEVSVETTVGYLKTRKQFGVTLSKFQALTFRAADMYTSLELARSISTWATMSLAESGPDALVGSRLQAELGRTGRHISQESIQLHGGIGVTAEYSIGHYAARLTVLDRTLGNEAYHLARITDGVADRGIVELLH, encoded by the coding sequence ATGGATTTCACGTACGACACCGAGCAGCTCGCGCTGCGTGACGCGGTCCGAGGCATCCTCGGCGAGTCGGTCGGCAATCGCGAGAAGATCACTGCCACCGAGCCTGGCTGGGACCGCGAGGTCTGGGGCAAGCTCGCCGAGATGGGTCTGCTGGGCCTGCCGTTCGACGAGGCGTACGACGGTGCCGGTGCGACTGCGGTCGAGGTCGGGATCGTCGCCCAGGAGATCGGGCGCGTGCTCGCTCCGGAGCCGTTCATCGACGTCGTCGTCGGTGCCGGCCAGCTGATTGCCGATGCGGGGTCGGAGGAGCAGAAGCGCGAGCTGCTGCCCAAGATCGCCGCCGGCGAGCTGATCGCCGTCGTCGCGCACACCGAGCCGCGTGCCCCGCACGGCACGGCCGCGTACGGGGTGACCGCGACGTCGAACGGTGACGGCTGGACCCTCGACGGAGTCAAGGAGCCGGTACGCCACGGTGGCGCCGCGGACGTCCTGATCGTGAGCGCGAAGGACGTCGACGCGACCCGCCTGTTCGTCGTGGACGCGACCGCCACAGGCGTCTCCCGTACGACGTATTCGACGCCCGATGACTCGTACGCGGCCCGCATCGTGCTCTCGGGTGCCGCGGCGACTCCGCTCGGCGACGCCGGCGAGGAGGCGCTCGCGTCGGCGTTCGTGCGGCTGCAGACCGCGTACGGCGCCGAGGCGATCGGCGCGATGGAGGTCTCGGTCGAGACCACCGTCGGCTACCTCAAGACGCGCAAGCAGTTCGGGGTCACGCTGTCGAAGTTCCAGGCGCTGACCTTCCGTGCGGCCGACATGTACACCTCGCTCGAGCTCGCCCGCTCGATCTCGACGTGGGCGACGATGTCGCTGGCCGAGAGCGGACCTGACGCGCTCGTCGGCTCGCGGCTGCAGGCCGAGCTCGGTCGTACGGGGCGCCACATCAGCCAGGAGTCGATCCAGCTGCACGGTGGCATCGGTGTGACGGCGGAGTACTCGATCGGCCACTACGCCGCACGTCTGACGGTCCTCGACCGCACCCTCGGCAACGAGGCGTACCACCTCGCGCGGATCACCGACGGCGTCGCCGACCGCGGCATCGTCGAGCTGCTGCACTGA
- a CDS encoding HU family DNA-binding protein → MNRTELVAAVAETAGTTKADADAVLSAFGDTLIAAAGKGEKVQIPGLLTVERVERAARTGRNPATGETLEIPAGYGVKVTAGSKLKAAVK, encoded by the coding sequence GTGAACCGTACTGAACTCGTAGCTGCAGTCGCCGAGACTGCCGGCACCACCAAGGCCGACGCCGATGCGGTCCTCAGCGCTTTCGGTGACACGCTCATCGCCGCCGCCGGCAAGGGCGAGAAGGTCCAGATCCCGGGCCTGCTGACCGTGGAGCGTGTCGAGCGCGCCGCGCGCACCGGCCGCAACCCCGCGACCGGCGAGACCCTCGAGATCCCCGCCGGTTACGGCGTCAAGGTCACCGCGGGCAGCAAGCTCAAGGCCGCCGTCAAGTAA
- a CDS encoding Fpg/Nei family DNA glycosylase, with product MPELPEVAALADDLSRRLGVTEGEPRAIAAAYPAAISALKTYDPPVSALSGLLVDGVTRHGKFLDIDAGGLHLIIHLARAGWLRWKDEQPKAPPRPGGGKNPLAFRVVLDDGSGFDLTEAGTKKGLAVYLVRDPAEVPGIARLGPEPLDGAFTRDALRDILTAAGRAQIKGVLRDQSQIAGIGNAYSDEILHVAKMSPFKPANTIAGSEEDLTILYEAIGSTLRDAIARSDGLAASELKREKKSGMRVHARTGETCEVCGDTIREVSFADSSLQYCPTCQTGGKPLADRRMSKLLR from the coding sequence GTGCCCGAGCTGCCCGAGGTCGCCGCACTCGCCGACGACCTGTCCCGCCGCCTGGGGGTCACCGAGGGTGAGCCCCGCGCGATCGCCGCCGCATACCCGGCCGCGATCAGTGCCCTCAAGACGTACGACCCTCCGGTCAGCGCGCTCTCCGGACTCCTGGTCGACGGCGTCACGCGCCACGGCAAGTTCCTCGACATCGACGCCGGTGGGCTGCACCTGATCATCCACCTGGCGCGCGCCGGCTGGCTGCGCTGGAAGGACGAGCAGCCCAAGGCGCCACCACGCCCCGGCGGTGGCAAGAACCCGCTCGCGTTCCGGGTTGTGCTCGACGACGGCTCGGGCTTCGACCTGACCGAGGCCGGCACCAAGAAGGGGCTCGCGGTCTACCTCGTACGCGATCCTGCCGAGGTCCCCGGGATCGCGAGGCTCGGCCCGGAGCCGCTCGACGGGGCGTTCACGCGCGATGCGCTGCGTGACATCCTCACCGCGGCCGGGCGGGCGCAGATCAAGGGCGTCCTGCGCGACCAGTCGCAGATCGCGGGCATCGGCAACGCCTACTCCGACGAGATCCTCCACGTCGCGAAGATGTCGCCGTTCAAGCCGGCGAACACCATCGCGGGGTCCGAGGAGGACCTGACGATCCTGTACGAGGCCATCGGCAGCACGCTGCGCGACGCGATCGCGCGTTCTGACGGGCTTGCCGCGTCCGAGCTCAAGAGGGAGAAGAAGTCCGGCATGAGGGTGCATGCGCGGACCGGCGAGACGTGCGAGGTCTGCGGCGACACGATCCGTGAGGTGTCGTTCGCGGACTCGTCCCTGCAGTACTGCCCGACCTGCCAGACCGGAGGCAAACCCCTCGCCGACCGGCGGATGTCGAAGCTGCTGCGGTAG
- a CDS encoding DUF5926 family protein, with the protein MGKRSRRRVKPEKVERMPFRARTFEGIPGECDLVALREFVPAATASLRLREGLAADRSVRFITLLPSASAGLVRPDGEIWVGLQVTHNFGDVSRDLAAVILQGLETEPGTEIVLADPGVGERLQDIVDTDSDLEVDVQEGFDFWTAGIDDPTGDVAAAIEQANEIVSPTVRLEEVDAAYWTQLGERQFLRWVMPYDEDELLTALARLRAAGDDRLGEHVRLIGSFRAHGLLVPVWEMDEPTPAAELEGPSVAFEGRLKEALADSTPLTTEQRGARNGLANRQITVR; encoded by the coding sequence ATGGGCAAGCGTTCCCGCCGTCGGGTGAAGCCGGAGAAGGTCGAGCGGATGCCGTTCCGCGCCCGGACGTTCGAAGGCATCCCGGGCGAGTGCGACCTGGTGGCACTGCGCGAGTTCGTGCCGGCCGCGACCGCATCCCTCCGGCTGCGCGAGGGCCTGGCCGCCGACAGGTCGGTCCGGTTCATCACGCTGCTGCCGTCCGCGTCGGCCGGCCTGGTGCGCCCCGACGGCGAGATCTGGGTCGGGCTGCAGGTGACGCACAACTTCGGTGACGTGAGCCGTGACCTGGCCGCGGTGATCCTGCAGGGTCTCGAGACCGAGCCCGGCACCGAGATCGTCCTCGCCGACCCGGGTGTCGGTGAGCGTCTCCAGGACATCGTCGACACGGACTCCGACCTCGAGGTCGACGTGCAGGAGGGGTTCGACTTCTGGACCGCCGGCATCGACGACCCGACGGGTGACGTCGCGGCCGCGATCGAGCAGGCCAACGAGATCGTCTCGCCGACCGTCCGGCTCGAGGAGGTCGACGCGGCGTACTGGACGCAGCTCGGCGAGCGCCAGTTCCTCCGCTGGGTGATGCCGTACGACGAGGACGAGCTGCTCACCGCGCTGGCACGGCTGCGTGCAGCCGGTGACGACCGGCTCGGCGAGCACGTCCGCCTGATCGGGTCGTTCCGCGCGCACGGCCTCCTCGTCCCCGTGTGGGAGATGGACGAGCCGACGCCTGCAGCCGAACTGGAGGGCCCTTCAGTGGCTTTTGAAGGTCGACTCAAGGAAGCCCTGGCCGATTCGACGCCTCTCACCACCGAGCAGCGGGGTGCGCGCAACGGTCTCGCGAACCGCCAGATCACGGTTCGGTAG
- the aat gene encoding leucyl/phenylalanyl-tRNA--protein transferase, translating into MTPQPLGPNRWEFDQDSWPDDDFVGVGADLAPETLIAAYATGLFPMPVEPGGPMGWWSPLRRGVLQLDRLRVTRSLRKSTNRFTTTIDTAFDEVVEACADPVRDGAWIDGQIGVAYGRLHALGWAHSVEVRNADGLLVGGLYGVAIGGLFAGESMFHRESDASKAALVALVEVLSDEYASQRLVDTQWQTPHLASLGVAEWPRDEYLAALSRVLDTPLPATWR; encoded by the coding sequence GTGACGCCGCAACCCCTCGGACCGAACCGCTGGGAGTTCGACCAGGACTCGTGGCCGGACGACGACTTCGTCGGGGTCGGCGCCGACCTGGCCCCGGAAACCCTGATCGCGGCGTACGCGACCGGTCTCTTCCCGATGCCGGTCGAGCCCGGAGGGCCGATGGGGTGGTGGTCGCCCCTTCGGCGCGGCGTTTTGCAGCTGGATCGCCTGCGTGTGACGAGATCGTTGCGCAAGTCGACCAATCGCTTCACGACAACGATCGACACAGCCTTCGACGAGGTCGTCGAAGCGTGTGCAGACCCGGTGCGGGACGGGGCATGGATCGACGGTCAGATCGGTGTCGCGTACGGGCGTCTGCACGCCCTCGGATGGGCGCACTCGGTCGAGGTTCGCAACGCCGACGGGCTGCTCGTCGGCGGCCTGTACGGCGTCGCGATCGGCGGCCTTTTTGCAGGTGAGAGCATGTTTCACCGTGAGAGTGACGCCTCTAAGGCGGCGCTGGTGGCCCTCGTTGAGGTGCTGTCCGACGAGTACGCGTCGCAGCGCCTCGTGGACACCCAGTGGCAGACCCCGCACCTGGCCTCGCTGGGGGTCGCGGAGTGGCCCCGCGACGAGTATCTCGCTGCCCTCTCGAGGGTCCTCGACACACCGTTACCGGCCACGTGGCGCTGA
- a CDS encoding acyl-CoA dehydrogenase family protein: MRLALSAEDAQLQQELREFFTTKVPQEIRDAVRHGEELTKEQIVETQRVLNAGGYAVPNWPVEWGGRGWTPLQRHIWLDEMQTAGVPSPLPFNASMVGPVIATFGSQEQKERFLPATANLDIWWCQGFSEPDAGSDLASLRTTAVRDGDEWVVNGQKTWTTLGQYADWIFCLVRTNPDAPKKQQGISFVLFEMSTPGVTVRPIKLIDGGYEVNEVFFDNVRVPADQLVGEENRGWDYAKFLLGNERDGIGATGSTKLRLQVLKEHASASLADGSRPIDDPAVATRFASLENQLLSLELTALRVAAASKDGKPDPVSSILKLTGSQLQQAVSELAVDVAGADVLAAGAGDDSDVPAWAGDSVPTYLNLRKVSIYGGSNEVQRQIIAGTILGL, translated from the coding sequence ATGAGGCTCGCGCTGTCAGCGGAGGACGCGCAGCTCCAGCAGGAGCTGCGGGAGTTCTTCACCACCAAGGTTCCTCAGGAGATCCGCGACGCCGTCCGTCACGGCGAGGAGCTCACCAAGGAGCAGATCGTCGAGACCCAGCGGGTGCTCAACGCCGGCGGTTACGCCGTGCCGAACTGGCCCGTCGAGTGGGGCGGCAGGGGCTGGACGCCGTTGCAGCGCCACATCTGGCTCGACGAGATGCAGACCGCGGGGGTGCCCTCGCCGCTGCCGTTCAACGCGAGCATGGTCGGCCCGGTGATCGCGACATTCGGCTCGCAGGAGCAGAAGGAGCGCTTCCTTCCGGCGACGGCCAACCTCGACATCTGGTGGTGCCAGGGGTTCTCCGAGCCCGATGCCGGCTCCGACCTTGCGTCGCTGCGGACGACGGCGGTGCGCGACGGCGACGAGTGGGTCGTCAACGGCCAGAAGACGTGGACGACCCTCGGCCAGTACGCCGACTGGATCTTCTGCCTGGTCCGCACCAACCCCGACGCCCCCAAGAAGCAGCAGGGCATCTCGTTCGTGCTGTTCGAGATGTCGACCCCAGGCGTGACGGTGCGCCCGATCAAGCTGATCGACGGCGGGTACGAGGTCAACGAGGTCTTCTTCGACAACGTGCGCGTCCCGGCCGACCAGCTCGTCGGCGAGGAGAACCGCGGGTGGGACTACGCGAAGTTCCTCCTCGGCAACGAGCGAGACGGCATCGGCGCGACCGGCAGCACCAAGCTGCGCCTGCAGGTGCTCAAGGAGCACGCGTCGGCGTCGCTGGCCGATGGCAGCCGCCCGATCGACGACCCGGCGGTCGCGACCCGCTTCGCGTCGCTCGAGAACCAGCTGCTCTCGCTGGAGCTGACCGCGCTGCGGGTCGCCGCGGCCTCGAAGGACGGCAAGCCCGACCCGGTCTCGTCGATCCTCAAGCTGACCGGCTCCCAGCTGCAGCAGGCGGTCTCCGAGCTCGCGGTCGACGTCGCCGGCGCGGACGTCCTCGCGGCGGGTGCCGGTGACGACTCCGACGTGCCGGCATGGGCGGGCGACTCGGTCCCGACCTACCTGAACCTCCGCAAGGTGTCGATCTACGGCGGGTCCAACGAGGTCCAGCGCCAGATCATCGCCGGCACGATCCTGGGACTGTGA
- a CDS encoding Fur family transcriptional regulator, with amino-acid sequence MDPTPDTEQMLRASSLRVTRPRIAVLEAVHSLPHADTDTLIDAVRRLLPSVSHQAVYDSLRTLTDHGLVRRIQPTGLVARYEARVGDNHHHVVCRSCGAIADVDCAVGAAPCLHASDDHGFAIDEAEVLYWGVCPACSAPQTS; translated from the coding sequence ATGGACCCCACGCCTGATACCGAGCAGATGCTGCGTGCATCCTCGCTGCGCGTGACCCGCCCGCGGATCGCCGTGCTCGAAGCGGTGCACAGCCTCCCGCATGCCGACACCGACACGCTCATCGACGCCGTACGCCGCCTGTTGCCCAGCGTGTCGCACCAGGCGGTCTACGACTCGCTGCGCACGCTCACCGACCACGGCCTCGTCCGTCGCATCCAGCCGACCGGCCTGGTCGCCCGGTACGAGGCGCGTGTCGGCGACAACCACCACCACGTCGTGTGCCGCTCGTGCGGCGCGATCGCCGACGTGGACTGCGCCGTCGGTGCGGCTCCCTGCCTGCACGCGTCCGACGACCACGGCTTCGCCATCGACGAGGCCGAGGTCCTCTACTGGGGCGTCTGCCCCGCGTGCTCCGCACCCCAGACCTCGTGA
- the katG gene encoding catalase/peroxidase HPI, which translates to MSENHDAVIGEVNEESPAGGCPVAHGQTTHPTQGGSSNRGWWPNQLNLKILAKNPAVANPLGDDFDYAEAFKSLDLTAVKQDIAEILTTSQDFWPADFGHYGPFIVRMAWHSAGTYRVSDGRGGAGAGQQRFAPLNSWPDNVNLDKARRLLWPVKKKYGQSLSWADLMILAGNVALETMGFETFGFAGGREDVWEPDEDVYWGPETEWLGGDAGGAERYTGDRDLEDPLAAVQMGLIYVNPEGPEGNPDPLASARDIRETFARMAMNDEETVALIAGGHTFGKTHGAASADLVGPEPEAAPLEEQGLGWKQGYGTGKGDDVISSGLEVTWTYHPVRWDNEFFHILFAYDWELMESPAGAKQWRPKNGAGSDLVPLAHDPSKHREPRMLTSDLALRFDPIYEEISRRFKDDQAAFADAFARAWFKLTHRDMGPVVRYLGPEVPSEQLLWQDPLPEASYEAIDAADIAALKDQIKASGLTVSQLVTTAWASASSFRSSDKRGGANGARIRLQPQAGWEVNNPDELAGVLRTLEGVQAAFNEAQSGKQVSLADVIVLAGGVGVELAAQAAGHDLSVPFTPGRVDASQEETDVDSFAYLEPKADGFRNYLGKASRLPAEYLLVDKANLLGISAPEMTVLVGGLRTIGANYDGSSLGVLTANPGTLTNDFFVNLLELGTTWTPDESGRSFTGTTATGETWTGSRVDLLFGSNSELRALAEVYASDDAKAKFVSDFVAAWVKVMEADRFDLA; encoded by the coding sequence ATGTCTGAGAACCACGACGCCGTGATCGGTGAGGTCAACGAGGAGTCGCCCGCGGGCGGTTGCCCGGTGGCCCACGGCCAGACGACCCACCCGACCCAAGGTGGCAGCAGCAACCGCGGCTGGTGGCCGAACCAGCTCAACCTGAAGATCCTCGCCAAGAACCCCGCGGTCGCGAACCCGCTGGGCGACGACTTCGACTACGCCGAGGCGTTCAAGAGCCTCGACCTCACGGCCGTGAAGCAGGACATCGCCGAGATCCTGACGACCTCGCAGGACTTCTGGCCGGCCGACTTCGGGCACTACGGCCCGTTCATCGTCCGCATGGCGTGGCACAGCGCGGGCACGTACCGCGTGAGCGACGGCCGCGGTGGCGCCGGTGCCGGGCAGCAGCGGTTCGCGCCGCTCAACAGCTGGCCGGACAACGTCAACCTCGACAAGGCCCGCCGCCTGCTGTGGCCGGTCAAGAAGAAGTACGGCCAGAGCCTTTCGTGGGCCGACCTGATGATCCTCGCCGGCAACGTCGCGCTCGAGACCATGGGCTTCGAGACCTTCGGGTTCGCCGGCGGCCGCGAGGACGTGTGGGAGCCCGACGAGGACGTCTACTGGGGCCCGGAGACCGAGTGGCTCGGCGGCGACGCCGGAGGCGCGGAGCGCTACACCGGTGACCGCGACCTCGAGGATCCCCTCGCGGCCGTCCAGATGGGCCTCATCTACGTCAACCCCGAGGGCCCGGAGGGCAACCCCGACCCGCTGGCGTCGGCGCGCGACATCCGCGAGACCTTCGCCCGCATGGCGATGAACGATGAGGAGACCGTCGCGCTCATCGCCGGCGGCCACACGTTCGGCAAGACGCACGGCGCCGCCTCGGCGGACCTCGTCGGCCCCGAGCCCGAGGCCGCTCCGCTCGAGGAGCAGGGCCTCGGCTGGAAGCAGGGCTACGGCACCGGCAAGGGTGACGACGTCATCAGCTCCGGCCTCGAGGTCACCTGGACCTATCACCCGGTCCGCTGGGACAACGAGTTCTTCCACATCCTGTTCGCGTACGACTGGGAGCTCATGGAGTCGCCCGCCGGTGCGAAGCAGTGGCGTCCGAAGAACGGTGCGGGCTCGGACCTTGTGCCGCTCGCGCACGACCCGTCGAAGCACCGCGAGCCGCGAATGCTGACGTCGGACCTGGCGCTGCGCTTCGACCCGATCTACGAGGAGATCTCGCGCCGCTTCAAGGACGACCAGGCGGCCTTCGCCGACGCGTTCGCCCGCGCCTGGTTCAAGCTCACGCACCGCGACATGGGCCCGGTCGTGCGCTACCTCGGCCCCGAGGTCCCCAGCGAGCAGCTGCTCTGGCAGGACCCGCTGCCCGAGGCCTCGTACGAGGCGATCGACGCCGCCGACATCGCTGCGCTCAAGGACCAGATCAAGGCCTCCGGCCTGACGGTCTCGCAGCTGGTCACCACGGCGTGGGCCTCCGCGTCGTCGTTCCGCTCCAGCGACAAGCGCGGTGGCGCCAACGGTGCGCGCATCCGTCTCCAGCCGCAGGCCGGCTGGGAGGTCAACAACCCCGACGAGCTCGCGGGCGTGCTCCGTACGCTCGAGGGCGTCCAGGCGGCGTTCAACGAGGCGCAGTCCGGCAAGCAGGTCTCGCTGGCCGACGTCATCGTGCTCGCCGGCGGCGTCGGTGTGGAGCTGGCCGCCCAGGCCGCAGGCCACGACCTCTCGGTGCCGTTCACGCCGGGCCGCGTGGACGCGTCGCAGGAGGAGACCGACGTCGACTCCTTCGCCTACCTCGAGCCGAAGGCCGACGGGTTCCGCAACTACCTCGGCAAGGCCAGCCGCCTCCCCGCCGAGTACCTGCTCGTCGACAAGGCGAACCTGCTCGGCATCAGCGCGCCGGAGATGACGGTGCTCGTCGGTGGCCTCCGTACGATCGGGGCCAACTACGACGGGTCGTCGCTCGGTGTCCTCACCGCCAACCCGGGCACGCTGACGAACGACTTCTTCGTCAACCTGCTCGAGCTCGGCACCACGTGGACGCCGGACGAGTCCGGGCGGAGCTTCACCGGCACGACGGCGACGGGCGAGACGTGGACGGGAAGCCGCGTCGACCTGCTCTTCGGGTCGAACTCGGAGCTGCGTGCGCTCGCCGAGGTCTACGCCAGCGATGACGCCAAGGCGAAGTTCGTGAGCGACTTCGTCGCTGCGTGGGTCAAGGTCATGGAGGCCGACCGCTTCGACCTCGCCTGA
- a CDS encoding 3-deoxy-7-phosphoheptulonate synthase, with amino-acid sequence MSVKHPAPSTAAARGRTTSNLRVRSLDPLEPPRDVVASRPLGDAAAGLVARSRDAAASIMAGHDDRLLVLVGPCSIHDPSAALDYAHRLAPLREAYADELEIVMRVYFEKPRTTVGWKGLINDPGMDESYDVRRGLRLARSVLVDVLATGLPAGTELLEPTSPQYLADAVSWGAIGARTPESQVHRQLVSGLSMPVGFKNATDGSVQAAIDGCGAAAAEQTFFGIDDEGRACAVSTSGNPDCHVILRGGHSGPNYGADSRRAALALLAAVGMPQRLVVDASHGNSGKDHVRQAAVVREIAHDVAAGDRGIGGVMLESFLVPGKQAPAPDGLTYGQSVTDACIGWDVTADLLEELATASAARRVSTGSTSGVRVSTGSASGGEGA; translated from the coding sequence ATGTCTGTGAAGCACCCGGCCCCGAGCACCGCCGCGGCCCGCGGTCGTACGACGAGCAACCTGCGGGTCCGCAGCCTCGATCCCCTCGAGCCGCCGCGTGACGTCGTGGCGTCCCGTCCGCTCGGCGACGCCGCAGCCGGACTCGTGGCGCGCTCGCGTGATGCCGCCGCGTCGATCATGGCCGGACACGACGACCGGCTCCTGGTCCTCGTTGGGCCGTGCTCGATCCACGACCCCAGCGCCGCGCTCGACTACGCCCACCGGCTCGCTCCGCTGCGCGAGGCCTACGCCGACGAGCTCGAGATCGTCATGCGGGTCTACTTCGAGAAGCCGCGCACGACCGTCGGCTGGAAGGGACTGATCAACGACCCCGGCATGGACGAGTCGTACGACGTACGCCGCGGCCTCCGGTTGGCCCGCTCCGTCCTGGTCGACGTGCTCGCGACCGGCCTGCCGGCGGGCACCGAGCTCCTGGAGCCGACGAGCCCGCAGTACCTCGCCGACGCGGTCTCGTGGGGCGCGATCGGGGCTCGTACGCCGGAGAGCCAGGTGCACCGCCAGCTCGTGTCGGGCCTGTCGATGCCGGTGGGGTTCAAGAACGCGACCGACGGCTCCGTCCAGGCGGCGATCGACGGGTGCGGCGCAGCAGCCGCCGAGCAGACGTTCTTCGGGATCGACGACGAGGGGCGTGCGTGCGCGGTCTCGACGAGCGGCAACCCCGACTGCCACGTGATCTTGCGGGGCGGGCACTCCGGGCCGAACTACGGCGCCGACTCGCGGCGGGCCGCGCTGGCGCTGCTCGCCGCCGTGGGGATGCCGCAGCGCCTCGTCGTCGACGCGAGCCACGGCAACTCCGGCAAGGACCACGTCCGCCAGGCCGCCGTGGTGCGCGAGATCGCCCACGACGTCGCGGCCGGCGACCGCGGGATCGGTGGCGTGATGCTGGAGAGCTTCCTCGTACCGGGCAAGCAGGCGCCGGCGCCGGACGGTCTCACGTACGGACAGAGCGTGACCGACGCGTGCATCGGGTGGGACGTCACCGCGGACCTGCTCGAGGAGCTGGCGACGGCGTCGGCGGCCCGACGGGTTTCGACGGGCTCAACCAGCGGGGTGCGGGTTTCGACGGGCTCAGCCAGCGGCGGGGAGGGCGCCTAG